One Arthrobacter sp. StoSoilB20 DNA segment encodes these proteins:
- the aroC gene encoding chorismate synthase: MLRWLTAGESHGPALIGIIEGVPAGVELTSAQIRDALARRRLGYGRGARMKFEQDEVTIMGGVRHGLTQGGPVAIQVGNTEWPKWEQIMSADPVDPEVLADQARNAPLTRPRPGHADFTGMQKYGFDEARPVLERASARETATRVALGTVAAQFLKQLGVELVSHTVSIASVTVPEGRPLPLPQDVLALDADPLRCFDRETSDAMVAEVDAAHKEGETLGGVVEVLAYGLPPGLGSYVHWDRRLDSRLAAALMGIQAIKGVEVGDGFLTAARRGSAAHDEILKDEAGKIVRQTNRAGGIEGGMSIGEVLRVRAAMKPIATVPRALRTIDVSTGEPAKAHHQRSDVCAVPAAGVVAEAMVALVLAEAVAEKFGGDSVAETQRNLQSYLESIPATLDSVGR, encoded by the coding sequence ATGTTGCGTTGGTTGACTGCCGGTGAATCCCATGGTCCGGCCCTGATCGGAATTATTGAAGGCGTGCCCGCCGGTGTTGAGCTCACCAGCGCGCAGATCCGCGATGCGCTGGCGCGTCGTCGTCTGGGCTACGGACGCGGTGCCCGCATGAAGTTCGAGCAGGATGAGGTCACCATCATGGGTGGTGTCCGGCACGGCCTCACCCAGGGCGGACCCGTGGCCATTCAGGTTGGCAATACAGAGTGGCCCAAGTGGGAGCAGATCATGTCTGCTGACCCCGTGGATCCCGAGGTCCTCGCCGACCAGGCGCGCAATGCCCCGCTGACCCGTCCACGGCCGGGCCACGCAGATTTCACCGGCATGCAGAAATACGGCTTTGACGAAGCCCGTCCTGTCCTTGAGCGCGCCAGTGCACGGGAGACCGCCACGCGTGTGGCACTTGGAACCGTGGCTGCTCAGTTCCTGAAGCAGTTGGGTGTGGAGTTGGTCAGCCACACCGTTTCCATTGCCAGTGTGACTGTTCCCGAGGGGCGTCCCTTGCCCCTGCCCCAGGACGTCCTGGCTCTCGACGCGGACCCCCTGCGCTGCTTCGACCGTGAAACCTCCGATGCCATGGTTGCTGAAGTGGATGCGGCCCACAAGGAAGGCGAAACCCTCGGCGGCGTCGTTGAGGTCCTGGCCTATGGACTTCCGCCGGGACTTGGCAGCTACGTCCACTGGGACCGCCGCCTTGATTCCCGCCTGGCAGCTGCATTGATGGGCATCCAGGCCATCAAGGGTGTGGAAGTTGGCGACGGCTTCCTCACTGCTGCCCGCCGCGGCTCGGCAGCCCATGACGAGATCCTCAAGGATGAGGCAGGCAAGATCGTTCGGCAGACCAACCGCGCTGGTGGCATCGAAGGTGGCATGAGCATCGGCGAGGTCCTCCGCGTCCGTGCGGCCATGAAGCCAATCGCCACCGTTCCCCGTGCCCTGCGGACCATTGACGTCAGTACTGGTGAGCCCGCAAAGGCCCACCACCAGCGTTCGGATGTATGTGCGGTGCCAGCGGCCGGTGTTGTGGCCGAAGCGATGGTTGCCCTGGTCCTGGCCGAGGCCGTTGCCGAGAAGTTCGGTGGCGACTCCGTAGCTGAGACCCAGCGAAACCTCCAGAGCTACCTTGAGAGCATCCCGGCCACCCTGGACTCGGTCGGCCGGTAG
- the mltG gene encoding endolytic transglycosylase MltG — MDEFHHDDQHHDLIAPIEQSASTKAAAKKARRRRRVLALLITLGVFVAAIAIGAQFLKPLLGMDKVTDYPGPGTGSVSITVPEGSGPKAVAVALVENKVVADADAFVKEFLNDGGELSPGEFTFRTEMKNSDAVDVLVNKDSSKVMYFALSAGLRINESLEAISKGSGISLQELNALNQAPAQFGVPSKAKNLEGFLAPGEYRFPLGTPAKDIIQKLVTTTVDELKSQGITEPAKQYDTVTIASIVQAEGGQADYGNVAGAIYNRLKPNNVETSGLIQSDATVTYGLGKKSFHLTEEEKADKSNTYNTYANVGLPAGPIGSPGKTAIDAAAKPTQNDYLYWVTINLDTKETKFSKTLAEHNTYVEQYNAWCTANPGRCV, encoded by the coding sequence GTGGACGAATTTCACCATGACGATCAACACCACGACCTCATCGCGCCAATCGAGCAATCAGCCTCAACCAAGGCCGCGGCCAAGAAGGCCCGGCGCCGCCGTCGTGTCCTTGCGCTGCTGATCACGCTGGGAGTCTTCGTTGCCGCCATCGCCATTGGTGCCCAGTTCCTCAAGCCCCTGCTGGGAATGGACAAAGTAACGGACTACCCGGGTCCGGGAACGGGGTCGGTCAGTATCACCGTCCCCGAAGGCTCCGGACCGAAGGCTGTGGCCGTCGCCCTGGTGGAGAACAAGGTAGTGGCCGACGCCGACGCGTTCGTGAAGGAATTCCTTAACGACGGCGGGGAGCTGTCCCCGGGCGAGTTCACCTTCCGGACCGAGATGAAAAATTCCGATGCCGTGGATGTGCTGGTCAACAAAGACTCATCAAAGGTGATGTATTTCGCCCTGAGTGCCGGCCTCCGCATCAACGAATCCCTCGAAGCCATCTCCAAGGGCTCCGGAATCTCCCTGCAGGAACTCAATGCCTTGAACCAGGCGCCGGCACAGTTCGGCGTGCCTTCCAAGGCCAAGAACCTCGAAGGTTTCCTGGCGCCGGGGGAGTACCGTTTCCCCCTCGGCACGCCAGCGAAGGACATCATCCAGAAGTTGGTCACCACTACGGTTGATGAACTCAAGTCCCAGGGAATCACGGAACCGGCAAAGCAGTACGACACCGTCACCATTGCCAGCATTGTCCAGGCTGAGGGCGGCCAGGCCGATTACGGCAACGTGGCCGGCGCCATCTACAACAGGCTCAAGCCCAACAACGTGGAAACCAGTGGCCTGATCCAATCAGATGCCACCGTGACGTACGGACTCGGCAAGAAATCCTTCCACCTCACGGAGGAGGAGAAAGCTGACAAGTCCAACACGTACAACACGTACGCCAACGTGGGACTGCCCGCCGGACCGATCGGCTCGCCGGGCAAGACCGCCATCGATGCCGCTGCCAAACCCACCCAGAATGATTACCTCTACTGGGTGACCATCAACCTGGACACCAAAGAGACCAAGTTCTCCAAGACACTGGCCGAGCACAACACGTATGTTGAGCAATACAACGCCTGGTGCACGGCCAACCCGGGACGGTGTGTGTGA
- the alaS gene encoding alanine--tRNA ligase → MKSQEITKRWVDFFVSKGHTAVPSASLVSSDPSLLFTVAGMVPFIPYLTAREEPPYSRATSVQKCIRTGDIEEVGKTARHGTFFQMCGNFSFGDYFKEDAIKFAFELLTTSTDDGGYGLPAERLWVTVYEEDDEAKELWLKNTGIPAERIQRMGKADNYWSTGQPGPAGPCSEIYYDRGPAYGIEGGPLADETRYIEIWNLVFMQYQIENVRSKVDFDIVGELPQKNIDTGLGMERLAMILQGVENMYETDQVRPVIDKAAELSGREYTSAESPEDPHHTDDVRMRVVGDHIRSALMLIADGVSPSNEGRGYVLRRLIRRAVRAMRLLGVEKACLPDLLPASRDAMKGVYPVVETDFARISRIAYAEEKAFLRTIASGTARLEDAVTESKAAGVPLSGADAFALHDTYGFPIDLTLEMAEEAGLKVDEAGFRALMLEQRQRAQADAKGKKGGHADLSAYQELLGKGETVFTGYDELEGESTVRGIVSGGRPVAHASTGDEIELVLNETPFYAEAGGQSADTGLITGDGFVVEVLDVQRPIKGLSVHKAIVREGEIASDALVRAAVDRERRHAAEQAHTGTHIVHAALHQILGPEATQRGSYNKAGYLRFDFAWGEGLSTATRSEIEEVSNIAIRNNYRVDTKVMGLAEAKALGAMALFGENYGSEVRVVEIDGAWSRELCGGTHVSNTSLIGSLSLLGEQSVGSGNRRVEAFVGLDAFRHLAAERALVTELTELLKVPSGQLADRISSTLSKLKATEKELDRLRKEQLTAAAANLVGTAKDAAGVRVVAHDAGQVGGADDLRNLALDLRSRLGSEAATVAVAGVSNDRPVILIATNEAAREAGVKAGALVRLAAGILGGGGGGKDDVAQGGGADAGKVSEALTAVVDAIAKR, encoded by the coding sequence ATGAAGTCGCAGGAGATCACCAAGCGCTGGGTGGACTTTTTTGTCAGCAAGGGCCACACCGCCGTTCCCTCCGCGTCGCTCGTTTCAAGCGACCCGTCCCTTCTCTTCACCGTGGCCGGAATGGTGCCGTTCATTCCCTACCTGACTGCCCGCGAAGAGCCCCCCTACAGCCGTGCAACGAGCGTCCAGAAGTGCATCCGCACCGGGGACATCGAAGAAGTGGGCAAGACGGCCCGCCACGGCACGTTCTTCCAGATGTGCGGCAACTTCTCCTTTGGCGACTACTTCAAGGAAGACGCCATCAAGTTCGCCTTCGAGCTGCTCACTACGAGCACTGACGACGGCGGCTATGGGCTGCCTGCCGAGCGCCTGTGGGTGACCGTCTACGAAGAAGACGACGAAGCCAAGGAGCTGTGGCTCAAGAACACCGGCATCCCCGCCGAGCGCATCCAGCGCATGGGTAAAGCCGACAACTACTGGTCCACCGGCCAGCCCGGCCCGGCAGGGCCCTGCTCGGAAATCTACTATGACCGCGGCCCCGCCTACGGTATCGAGGGCGGCCCGCTGGCCGATGAGACCCGCTACATCGAGATCTGGAACCTGGTATTCATGCAGTACCAGATCGAGAACGTCCGCTCCAAGGTGGATTTCGACATCGTTGGCGAGCTCCCGCAGAAGAACATCGACACCGGCCTTGGCATGGAGCGCCTGGCGATGATCCTCCAGGGCGTCGAGAACATGTACGAGACCGACCAGGTCCGCCCGGTCATCGACAAGGCTGCCGAACTGTCCGGCCGTGAGTACACCTCGGCCGAGTCGCCTGAAGATCCGCACCACACGGACGATGTCCGCATGCGTGTGGTGGGCGACCACATCCGCTCTGCCCTGATGCTGATCGCCGATGGCGTTTCACCCTCCAACGAGGGCCGCGGCTACGTGCTGCGCCGCCTCATTCGACGTGCTGTCCGGGCCATGCGCCTGCTCGGCGTCGAAAAGGCCTGCTTGCCGGACCTGCTTCCCGCATCCCGCGACGCCATGAAGGGCGTCTACCCGGTGGTCGAGACGGATTTCGCCAGGATCAGCCGCATTGCCTACGCCGAAGAAAAGGCGTTCCTGCGCACCATCGCTTCGGGCACCGCCCGTCTTGAGGATGCCGTCACCGAATCGAAGGCTGCCGGTGTTCCGCTTTCCGGCGCCGATGCCTTCGCCCTGCACGACACCTACGGCTTCCCGATCGACCTGACCCTCGAAATGGCTGAAGAGGCCGGACTCAAGGTGGACGAGGCAGGCTTCCGTGCCCTCATGCTCGAGCAGCGCCAGCGTGCACAGGCCGATGCCAAGGGCAAAAAGGGCGGCCACGCCGATCTCAGCGCCTACCAGGAACTCCTGGGCAAGGGCGAGACCGTCTTCACGGGCTACGACGAACTTGAGGGTGAGTCCACTGTCCGCGGAATCGTCAGCGGTGGACGACCGGTTGCGCACGCCTCAACGGGCGATGAAATTGAGTTGGTCCTCAACGAAACCCCGTTCTACGCCGAGGCTGGTGGCCAGTCCGCTGATACAGGCCTTATCACCGGCGACGGTTTCGTGGTCGAAGTCCTGGACGTCCAGCGGCCCATCAAGGGCCTGAGTGTGCACAAAGCGATTGTCCGCGAAGGCGAGATTGCCTCCGATGCCCTGGTGCGCGCCGCCGTCGACCGTGAACGACGCCATGCAGCCGAACAAGCCCACACCGGCACGCACATTGTGCATGCTGCCTTGCACCAGATCCTTGGCCCTGAAGCCACCCAGCGCGGTTCCTACAACAAGGCCGGTTACCTCCGCTTCGACTTCGCCTGGGGTGAGGGGCTGAGCACTGCCACGCGTTCGGAAATCGAAGAGGTCTCCAACATTGCCATCCGGAACAACTACCGGGTGGATACCAAGGTCATGGGCCTGGCCGAGGCCAAGGCCCTGGGCGCCATGGCACTGTTCGGTGAAAACTACGGAAGCGAAGTCCGCGTCGTAGAGATCGACGGCGCGTGGTCCCGTGAGCTGTGCGGTGGCACCCACGTGTCCAACACTTCCCTTATCGGCAGCCTTTCACTGCTGGGCGAGCAGTCCGTTGGCTCCGGAAACCGCCGCGTGGAGGCCTTCGTCGGCCTGGATGCTTTCCGTCACCTGGCGGCTGAGCGCGCGCTGGTGACCGAGCTGACAGAACTTCTGAAGGTTCCCTCGGGGCAACTGGCGGATCGTATCTCCAGCACACTGAGCAAGCTGAAGGCCACGGAGAAGGAACTCGACCGCCTGCGCAAGGAGCAACTGACCGCTGCTGCGGCAAACCTGGTGGGCACCGCCAAGGATGCTGCCGGCGTGCGCGTTGTTGCCCACGATGCCGGCCAGGTCGGTGGGGCCGACGATCTCCGCAACCTTGCCTTGGACCTCCGCAGCCGCCTCGGCTCCGAAGCTGCCACAGTAGCCGTTGCCGGCGTCAGCAATGACCGCCCCGTGATCCTCATTGCCACCAATGAGGCCGCCCGCGAAGCCGGAGTGAAGGCCGGTGCGCTGGTTCGCCTGGCTGCCGGCATCCTCGGCGGTGGCGGAGGTGGCAAGGACGACGTTGCCCAAGGCGGCGGCGCCGACGCTGGGAAGGTCTCTGAGGCCCTCACAGCGGTGGTGGATGCGATAGCCAAGCGCTGA
- the rpsD gene encoding 30S ribosomal protein S4, whose product MANNTRARRTARLSRALGIALTPKAAKYMERRPYGPGEHGRARKKQDSDYAVRLREKQRLRAQYGIREAQMTRAFEEARRTKGLTGENLVELLEMRLDALVLRAGFARTIAQARQLVVHRHIMVDGIRVDRPSFRVGEGQLIHVHSRSEVMPPFQVAAAGAHVLNNVPPYLDVKIDALQARLVRRPKRSEVPVICEEQLVVEFYAR is encoded by the coding sequence GTGGCTAACAACACTCGTGCTCGCCGTACCGCACGCCTTTCGCGTGCACTCGGCATCGCTCTGACCCCCAAGGCCGCCAAGTACATGGAGCGCCGCCCGTACGGCCCCGGTGAGCATGGCCGTGCCCGCAAGAAGCAGGACTCCGACTACGCCGTACGTCTGCGCGAAAAGCAGCGTCTGCGCGCCCAGTACGGCATCCGCGAAGCCCAGATGACCCGTGCCTTCGAAGAAGCACGCCGCACCAAGGGCCTGACCGGTGAAAACCTGGTTGAGCTGCTGGAAATGCGTCTGGACGCCCTCGTGCTCCGTGCAGGCTTCGCCCGCACCATCGCACAGGCACGCCAGCTGGTTGTGCACCGCCACATCATGGTTGACGGCATCCGCGTGGACCGCCCGTCCTTCCGCGTTGGCGAAGGCCAGCTCATCCACGTTCACAGCCGCTCCGAGGTCATGCCCCCGTTCCAGGTGGCAGCTGCAGGCGCACACGTTCTGAACAACGTTCCGCCGTACCTGGACGTCAAGATTGACGCCCTGCAGGCACGCCTGGTTCGTCGCCCCAAGCGCTCTGAGGTCCCCGTGATCTGCGAAGAGCAGCTCGTCGTCGAATTCTACGCTCGCTAA
- a CDS encoding replication-associated recombination protein A has translation MEDLFGAGADNDDESEDLPAAPHSLRGPSDAHWMASQRSPLAVRMRPRTLDDVVGQQHLLGHGSPLRQLAAGAEAAGPAGPSSVILWGPPGTGKTTLAHVIARGPGRKFVELSAITAGVKDVRRVMDEALTARDLYKKTTVLFLDEIHRFNKAQQDALLPGVENRWVVLVAATTENPSFSVVSPLLSRSLLLTLKPLTDEDISGLLQRAVADARGLAGRVELSGEALDHLVRLSGGDARRALTALEAAAGVAFGDSAAVGLSVADGASAAPREGLEADGPEQAGTDADDEPGIGNDDAADAPVLVELRHTERALDSAAVRYDRAGDQHYDVASAFIKSIRGSDVDAALHYLARMLEAGEDPRFVARRIVISAAEDIGMADPTALQTAVAAAQAVQLIGMPEGRIVLAEAVVHLATAPKSNAAYMGLNKAVADVRAGFGGGIPMHLRDAHYPGAKQLGHGKSYKYAHDEPHGVATQQYPPDDLVGKDYYQPTNNGAERDIAARLERLRKIVRGE, from the coding sequence GTGGAAGATCTCTTTGGTGCCGGTGCTGACAACGACGACGAGTCGGAAGACCTGCCCGCCGCGCCGCATTCCCTCCGGGGCCCATCCGATGCCCACTGGATGGCCTCCCAGCGCAGTCCCCTCGCAGTACGGATGCGCCCCCGTACCCTCGATGACGTAGTGGGCCAGCAGCATCTGCTGGGCCACGGTTCCCCGCTTCGGCAGTTGGCAGCCGGTGCTGAGGCTGCCGGGCCGGCGGGTCCCAGCTCCGTGATCCTTTGGGGGCCACCGGGAACCGGCAAGACCACCCTTGCCCATGTCATTGCCCGCGGGCCAGGGCGCAAGTTCGTTGAACTTTCCGCCATCACCGCCGGCGTCAAGGATGTCCGGCGCGTCATGGACGAGGCCTTGACGGCCCGGGACCTCTATAAGAAAACCACCGTCCTGTTCCTGGATGAGATCCATCGCTTCAACAAGGCCCAGCAGGACGCCCTGCTGCCTGGTGTCGAAAACCGGTGGGTGGTGCTCGTTGCCGCCACCACCGAAAACCCGTCCTTCTCGGTGGTCTCCCCGCTGTTGTCGAGGTCGCTGCTGCTGACGCTCAAGCCGCTCACCGATGAGGATATTTCGGGATTGCTGCAACGGGCCGTCGCCGATGCCCGCGGCCTTGCCGGACGGGTGGAGCTCAGCGGCGAAGCCCTGGACCACCTCGTCCGCCTCTCCGGAGGCGATGCCCGCCGGGCGTTGACCGCGCTCGAAGCCGCCGCCGGGGTAGCGTTCGGTGACAGCGCCGCCGTCGGACTTTCCGTTGCGGACGGTGCCAGTGCCGCTCCCCGGGAGGGCCTGGAAGCTGACGGGCCCGAACAGGCGGGGACAGACGCCGACGACGAACCAGGAATCGGGAACGACGACGCAGCTGACGCTCCGGTTCTGGTGGAGCTGCGCCATACGGAGCGCGCCCTGGACTCCGCGGCCGTTCGCTACGACCGGGCCGGCGACCAGCATTACGATGTGGCCAGTGCGTTCATCAAGTCCATCCGGGGCTCTGATGTTGATGCTGCCCTGCACTACCTGGCACGCATGCTCGAAGCGGGGGAGGACCCGCGGTTCGTGGCACGGAGGATCGTGATCTCGGCCGCTGAAGACATCGGCATGGCCGATCCCACAGCCTTGCAAACGGCGGTGGCAGCGGCGCAGGCAGTGCAATTGATTGGCATGCCCGAGGGCCGGATCGTTTTGGCCGAAGCCGTGGTCCACCTGGCCACCGCACCAAAGTCCAATGCTGCTTACATGGGCTTGAACAAAGCGGTGGCCGATGTCCGCGCAGGATTCGGTGGCGGTATCCCCATGCACTTGCGTGATGCCCACTATCCCGGCGCCAAGCAACTGGGCCACGGCAAAAGCTACAAGTACGCGCACGATGAACCGCACGGGGTGGCAACCCAGCAGTACCCGCCGGATGATTTGGTGGGCAAGGACTATTACCAGCCCACCAATAACGGAGCCGAACGCGATATCGCCGCCCGGCTGGAACGGCTCCGCAAGATCGTGCGTGGGGAGTAG
- the aroB gene encoding 3-dehydroquinate synthase — protein MSNEATVIKVTGGSAIENYDVVVGRGLLANLPEKLGERVRRVLVIHPRALRLTGDTVRDELETAGFTALTAEIPDAEEGKHIQVAAFCWQVLGQNDFTRSDAIVAVGGGAVTDLAGFVAATWLRGVKVIHMPTSLLGMVDASVGGKTGINTAEGKNLVGSFHPPAAVLADLDTLQTLPRNELISGMAEVIKCGFIADPTILDLIEKNTDAVMDPASDVVRELIERAITVKADVVSQDLKESGLREILNYGHTLGHAIELVERYSWRHGAAVSVGMMFAAELSRSVGRLSDADADRHRTILESLGLPITYRRDRWQGLLDGMRRDKKSRGDLLRFVVLDGVAKPGILDVPDTSLLFAAYQEIAS, from the coding sequence GTGAGCAACGAAGCAACTGTCATCAAGGTGACCGGCGGTTCCGCCATTGAAAACTACGACGTCGTAGTGGGGCGTGGCCTTCTGGCGAACCTTCCGGAGAAGCTTGGGGAGCGTGTCAGGCGTGTCCTGGTCATCCATCCCCGTGCCCTCCGCCTGACGGGCGATACGGTCCGCGATGAGCTTGAAACAGCCGGCTTCACCGCGCTGACGGCCGAAATTCCGGATGCCGAAGAAGGCAAGCACATCCAGGTGGCCGCATTCTGCTGGCAGGTCCTTGGCCAGAACGACTTCACACGTTCGGACGCCATCGTGGCGGTCGGTGGCGGCGCGGTAACTGACCTTGCAGGCTTTGTGGCGGCCACCTGGCTGCGGGGCGTCAAGGTCATCCACATGCCCACCAGCCTGTTGGGCATGGTCGATGCTTCAGTGGGCGGAAAGACCGGAATCAACACCGCCGAAGGGAAGAACCTCGTAGGTTCCTTCCACCCGCCGGCAGCCGTTTTGGCTGATCTGGACACCCTTCAGACCCTGCCCAGGAATGAGCTCATTTCCGGCATGGCCGAGGTCATCAAGTGCGGTTTCATTGCCGACCCCACCATCCTGGATCTGATCGAGAAGAACACTGACGCCGTGATGGACCCAGCGTCGGACGTTGTCCGCGAATTGATCGAGCGGGCCATCACTGTCAAGGCCGATGTCGTTTCGCAGGACCTGAAAGAATCCGGGCTCCGTGAGATCCTGAACTATGGCCATACCCTGGGACATGCCATTGAACTGGTGGAGCGCTACTCATGGCGGCACGGCGCGGCCGTTTCGGTGGGCATGATGTTTGCCGCAGAATTGTCGCGCAGCGTTGGGCGGTTGTCCGATGCCGACGCAGACCGCCACCGCACCATCCTGGAAAGCCTCGGCCTGCCGATCACCTACCGGCGTGACCGCTGGCAGGGGTTGCTGGACGGCATGCGCCGGGATAAGAAGTCCCGTGGCGACCTCCTGCGGTTTGTTGTCCTTGACGGTGTGGCCAAGCCGGGCATCCTGGACGTCCCCGATACCTCCCTCCTGTTTGCCGCCTACCAGGAGATCGCGTCATGA
- a CDS encoding shikimate kinase, translated as MDGLRDRPVVLVGPMAVGKSAIGQQLAQQLGLPFVDTDAVVVAAHGSIADIFAGRGEHAFREIEARAVAKSIEHAKVQPAIISLGGGAVLDSGTQQLLGDCTVVYLECDAETVADRIARNTGRPLLKGDAMTRWEALFATRRPVYERLADIVMDVRSGSVAEIGLQLEERLRQHAALKEEVEK; from the coding sequence ATGGACGGACTTCGTGACCGTCCCGTTGTCCTGGTGGGGCCAATGGCCGTCGGCAAATCAGCCATTGGCCAGCAGTTGGCCCAGCAGTTGGGGCTCCCGTTCGTGGACACCGACGCTGTGGTGGTGGCTGCCCATGGCAGCATCGCAGATATTTTTGCAGGACGCGGAGAGCACGCCTTCCGCGAGATCGAAGCCCGGGCCGTGGCGAAATCCATCGAGCATGCCAAGGTCCAGCCCGCCATCATTTCCCTGGGCGGGGGAGCGGTGCTTGACTCCGGAACCCAGCAGTTGCTGGGGGATTGCACGGTGGTCTACCTCGAGTGCGACGCAGAAACGGTTGCCGACAGGATTGCGCGGAACACCGGCAGGCCGCTGCTCAAAGGCGATGCCATGACCCGGTGGGAAGCGTTGTTTGCTACGAGGCGTCCTGTTTATGAGCGCCTCGCGGACATCGTCATGGACGTCCGGTCAGGATCCGTGGCGGAAATCGGCCTCCAACTGGAGGAGCGGCTGCGCCAGCATGCAGCCTTGAAAGAGGAAGTTGAAAAGTGA
- the ruvX gene encoding Holliday junction resolvase RuvX produces MAESTDGGVYPRGIKLGVDVGTVRVGVAICDPDGILATPFKTVARDSKKNSDVRVVVKHAAELPAVQIFVGLPRTMKGEERASADMAVSYAGLLADELQRVGLDIPVSLVDERLSTVTAHRNLHEAGMSSRNHRKVVDQVAAAGILQHAIDMQKARGTDVGRRVQAPAQSEKPSSAPTLRAASGSEPDSSTRGLQL; encoded by the coding sequence GTGGCTGAAAGTACTGACGGTGGCGTCTACCCCCGGGGCATCAAACTGGGGGTAGACGTCGGAACCGTGCGTGTGGGCGTGGCGATCTGCGACCCCGACGGGATCCTGGCAACACCCTTCAAGACCGTTGCACGCGATTCCAAGAAGAACTCGGACGTCCGTGTTGTGGTCAAGCACGCCGCTGAACTGCCTGCCGTGCAAATCTTCGTAGGCCTTCCCCGCACCATGAAGGGTGAGGAACGTGCTTCAGCCGACATGGCGGTTTCGTATGCCGGACTCCTCGCCGACGAGCTTCAGCGGGTCGGTTTGGACATCCCTGTGAGCCTCGTAGATGAGCGGTTATCGACCGTGACGGCGCACCGCAACCTGCACGAAGCTGGCATGAGCAGCAGGAACCACCGTAAAGTGGTTGATCAGGTTGCCGCTGCTGGAATACTTCAGCACGCAATCGACATGCAAAAAGCCAGAGGAACGGACGTTGGCCGCCGAGTGCAGGCACCGGCGCAATCCGAAAAGCCCAGCAGTGCCCCAACGCTGCGGGCTGCCTCCGGCAGTGAACCCGATTCTTCTACGAGGGGACTGCAACTGTGA
- a CDS encoding DUF948 domain-containing protein, giving the protein MSGGDIAGLIAAGVFALLVLLLAVPILKLGGVFDEVRTSIRSISDGATPLMDEVTATVSTTNQQLKKVDGIASNVSDASANISALSSLVAATVGSPLIKVAAFSYGVRSAFAGRRAPSSGRRSR; this is encoded by the coding sequence ATGTCTGGTGGCGACATCGCCGGCCTCATCGCAGCAGGAGTCTTCGCGCTCCTTGTGTTGTTGTTGGCTGTGCCTATCTTGAAGCTGGGCGGCGTTTTTGACGAGGTCCGGACCTCCATCCGGTCCATCAGCGACGGCGCCACGCCCCTGATGGATGAAGTGACCGCTACGGTTTCCACCACCAACCAGCAGCTGAAGAAGGTTGACGGCATCGCCTCGAACGTCTCCGACGCCTCAGCCAACATCTCCGCCCTGTCTTCGCTGGTGGCTGCCACGGTGGGTTCTCCCTTGATCAAGGTCGCAGCGTTCAGCTACGGCGTGCGTTCGGCATTCGCCGGTCGTCGCGCCCCTTCCTCCGGCCGCCGCAGCCGCTGA
- a CDS encoding shikimate dehydrogenase — MIRRAAVLGHPISHSKSPALHTAAYAKLGVDIEYSAIDVTVDALPAFMESLRGDHSWCGLSVTMPLKSAMVKEVDEVRGAGAHLGVINTVVFEPDGGLVRRVGYNTDVAGIVEAVRYAGVASTPHAAVLGGGGTSAAAVAAVKELGAGHVDVFVRDAGRAGDAEAAAAAVGISLSVRPLTEAATAVAGTDLVISTFPPRAADALAEELAGLPGTGAGVLLDVAYDPWPSRLAEVWHGHGGAVVPGLEMLMYQAAEQIRRFSGCDVDAAVIDVMCDSVGLPRRVF; from the coding sequence GTGATTCGTCGTGCCGCAGTCCTGGGGCACCCTATCTCGCATTCGAAATCCCCGGCCCTGCACACTGCCGCCTACGCCAAGCTGGGCGTAGACATTGAATATTCGGCAATCGATGTCACGGTGGATGCCCTTCCCGCATTCATGGAATCACTTCGTGGGGACCACTCCTGGTGCGGTCTCTCAGTGACCATGCCGCTGAAGTCGGCCATGGTCAAGGAAGTCGACGAAGTCCGTGGCGCAGGCGCCCACTTGGGCGTCATCAACACGGTCGTCTTCGAGCCCGACGGCGGACTGGTCCGGCGCGTGGGGTACAACACCGATGTTGCCGGGATTGTTGAAGCAGTCAGGTATGCAGGGGTTGCCTCTACGCCGCACGCCGCTGTCCTTGGCGGTGGGGGTACCTCGGCCGCTGCAGTTGCAGCGGTCAAGGAACTCGGTGCCGGCCACGTCGATGTCTTCGTCAGGGATGCAGGGCGTGCCGGCGACGCTGAGGCGGCGGCTGCCGCCGTCGGAATTTCCCTCAGCGTCAGGCCGCTGACCGAAGCCGCCACTGCTGTGGCGGGCACGGACCTGGTGATCTCCACCTTCCCGCCACGGGCAGCCGATGCCTTGGCGGAGGAGCTTGCAGGCTTGCCGGGAACAGGAGCCGGCGTCCTTCTGGACGTTGCCTATGATCCCTGGCCCAGCCGCCTCGCTGAGGTGTGGCATGGCCATGGGGGAGCTGTGGTACCGGGCTTGGAGATGTTGATGTACCAGGCGGCCGAGCAGATCAGGCGCTTCAGCGGTTGTGACGTGGACGCCGCCGTCATAGATGTGATGTGCGACTCAGTCGGGCTTCCCCGGCGAGTGTTCTAG